A window of Amycolatopsis australiensis contains these coding sequences:
- a CDS encoding YdcF family protein produces the protein MSVLPVAAAVALVVFAVRLAREPRRLGNAVWLGVALLLSALWLLRAALHLDWLTPVLPVLLGTAAVLVTLVLPAALLVNGVLMWRREGRSPGNLLSLGLGAALIALEVLFFVPLGRWGSALVAAAAALACCFGFVFLSLLVYSVVYSRIGRRGGFDAIIVLGCGLDGDRVPPLLAARLERAIRLSEREPEPPVLVVSGGRGAGETVSEADAMHAYLRERGIPAHRIRREDRATTTEENLRFSAALLPGDARRVVAVTSNYHVFRAAVECRRLHLPFHATGSPTARYFLPSALLREFAALLLHYRRTTIAAGVLVAGTVLLLTLLS, from the coding sequence GTGAGCGTGCTGCCGGTCGCGGCCGCGGTGGCCCTCGTCGTGTTCGCCGTGCGGCTGGCCCGCGAGCCGCGGCGGCTCGGCAACGCCGTCTGGCTCGGCGTGGCGCTCCTGCTGAGCGCGTTGTGGCTGCTGCGCGCGGCGCTGCACCTGGATTGGCTGACACCGGTGCTGCCGGTGCTGCTCGGGACCGCCGCGGTGCTGGTCACGCTGGTGCTGCCGGCCGCGTTGCTGGTCAACGGCGTCCTGATGTGGCGGCGGGAAGGCCGCAGCCCCGGCAACCTGCTGTCCCTCGGCCTCGGCGCCGCCTTGATCGCCCTGGAGGTCCTGTTCTTCGTGCCGCTGGGCCGGTGGGGCTCGGCGCTGGTGGCCGCGGCGGCGGCGCTCGCCTGCTGCTTCGGGTTCGTGTTCCTGTCACTGCTGGTCTATTCCGTGGTGTACAGCCGGATCGGCCGCCGCGGCGGGTTCGACGCGATCATCGTGCTCGGCTGCGGCCTCGACGGCGACCGCGTGCCGCCGCTGCTCGCCGCGCGTCTCGAGCGCGCGATCCGGCTCTCCGAACGGGAACCCGAGCCGCCGGTGCTGGTCGTCTCCGGCGGCCGGGGTGCCGGCGAAACGGTCAGCGAGGCCGACGCGATGCACGCCTACCTGCGGGAACGCGGAATCCCGGCCCACCGGATCCGGCGCGAGGACCGGGCCACGACGACCGAGGAGAACCTGCGCTTCTCGGCCGCGCTCCTGCCCGGCGACGCCCGCCGGGTGGTGGCGGTGACCAGCAATTACCACGTGTTCCGGGCGGCGGTCGAATGCCGGCGGCTGCACCTGCCGTTCCACGCCACCGGCTCGCCGACCGCGCGGTACTTCCTGCCCAGCGCCCTGCTGCGCGAGTTCGCCGCGCTGCTCCTGCACTACCGCCGCACGACGATCGCGGCCGGCGTGCTCGTCGCGGGCACGGTGCTGCTCCTGACGCTGCTCTCCTGA
- a CDS encoding transcriptional regulator — translation MSEHPAAALDETVHQRHRLGILTIAAEAGKVDFGYLRRTLDMTAGNLSRHVTILQEAGLIDVEKGYEGKRPRTWITISAAGRRALAAEMAALRALLSAVERSAQESSVRSSTVPATSTPAAIVVRR, via the coding sequence GTGAGCGAGCATCCCGCGGCGGCCCTGGACGAAACGGTGCACCAGCGGCACCGGCTCGGCATCCTCACCATCGCCGCCGAAGCCGGGAAGGTGGACTTCGGGTACCTGCGCCGCACGCTGGACATGACGGCCGGGAACCTGTCCCGGCACGTCACGATCCTGCAGGAGGCCGGGCTGATCGACGTCGAGAAGGGCTACGAGGGCAAGCGTCCCCGGACGTGGATCACCATCAGCGCGGCGGGCCGGCGGGCGCTGGCCGCCGAGATGGCCGCGTTGCGGGCCCTGCTCTCGGCGGTCGAGCGGTCCGCTCAGGAGAGCAGCGTCAGGAGCAGCACCGTGCCCGCGACGAGCACGCCGGCCGCGATCGTCGTGCGGCGGTAG
- a CDS encoding RidA family protein, with the protein MKPRRWNPDAVAPPLGRYSHVAEVPAGHRLVFLAGQLGVRPDGSLAGPDAEAQARQIFANVEALLAAQGAGPANLVKLLALVASPDELAGYRTALTDVFAKWFPDGDFPAQTLAVVAGLAAPEYVVEVEAIAAV; encoded by the coding sequence GTGAAGCCACGCCGCTGGAACCCGGACGCCGTCGCACCTCCTCTCGGGCGCTACAGCCACGTCGCCGAAGTGCCGGCCGGGCACCGGCTCGTCTTCCTCGCCGGCCAGCTCGGCGTGCGGCCGGACGGCAGCCTCGCCGGGCCGGACGCCGAGGCTCAGGCGCGGCAGATCTTCGCCAACGTCGAGGCGCTCCTCGCCGCGCAGGGCGCCGGCCCCGCCAACCTCGTCAAGCTGCTGGCGCTGGTCGCGAGCCCGGACGAGCTCGCCGGGTACCGCACCGCGCTCACCGATGTCTTCGCGAAGTGGTTCCCCGACGGCGACTTCCCGGCGCAGACGCTCGCCGTCGTGGCGGGCTTGGCGGCCCCGGAGTACGTCGTCGAGGTCGAAGCGATCGCCGCCGTATAG
- a CDS encoding SRPBCC family protein, with product MTEYRHTATADVPADELFAFLSHPENLPRYFPEMKVAEPKGGDSVHVEAEVHGQRVAGEAWLHTDPANRSLSWGAEGPDDYHGELRIAENGPASSEITVTLHSVREAGGDEVQQGLERTVAAMTHAATADADVAAAEGHGGWTSYDDKND from the coding sequence ATGACCGAGTACCGGCACACCGCGACCGCCGACGTCCCCGCCGACGAGCTGTTCGCGTTCCTGAGCCACCCGGAGAACCTGCCGCGGTACTTCCCGGAGATGAAGGTCGCCGAGCCGAAAGGCGGCGACAGCGTGCACGTCGAAGCGGAGGTCCACGGTCAGCGCGTCGCGGGGGAGGCGTGGCTGCACACCGACCCGGCGAACCGCTCGCTGTCGTGGGGCGCCGAAGGCCCCGACGACTACCACGGCGAGCTGCGGATCGCCGAGAACGGCCCGGCGTCCTCGGAGATCACCGTGACCCTGCACAGCGTCCGCGAGGCCGGCGGCGACGAGGTGCAGCAGGGCCTGGAGCGCACGGTCGCGGCCATGACCCACGCCGCGACCGCCGACGCCGACGTGGCCGCCGCCGAAGGCCACGGCGGCTGGACCTCCTACGACGACAAGAACGACTAA
- a CDS encoding DUF4383 domain-containing protein, protein MTTTEPGTRVPRRGPAPVQGMGMLIGLLFLVLAALELMSGVTTGGGPRELFGVVAVSGVWALVHLLTGALAVFCTRSSRWAAWFLVVAGAGYALIGLAGLLPLPRPVTDVLPMNTAGVCLALAFGTAMLILGAGWLRRGPARRR, encoded by the coding sequence ATGACGACCACCGAACCCGGGACCCGGGTGCCGAGGCGGGGCCCCGCCCCCGTCCAGGGCATGGGCATGCTCATCGGCCTGCTGTTCCTCGTGCTCGCCGCGCTGGAGCTGATGTCGGGGGTCACCACCGGCGGCGGTCCGCGCGAGCTGTTCGGCGTGGTCGCCGTCTCCGGGGTGTGGGCGCTGGTGCACCTGCTGACCGGGGCGTTGGCGGTGTTCTGCACCCGGTCGTCGCGCTGGGCCGCCTGGTTCCTGGTCGTCGCCGGCGCCGGCTACGCGCTGATCGGCCTCGCGGGACTGCTGCCGCTGCCCCGGCCGGTCACCGACGTGCTGCCGATGAACACCGCGGGTGTGTGCCTCGCGCTGGCCTTCGGCACGGCGATGCTCATCCTGGGAGCGGGCTGGCTCCGGCGCGGGCCGGCCCGGCGCCGCTGA
- a CDS encoding cysteine desulfurase-like protein, which yields MSYDVQTIRKHFPALAAGAAHFDGPGGSQVPDVVGEAVAGTLCAAIANRGVVTAAERRAGTVVAEARQAVADLLAADADGVVFGRSMTQLTYDFSRTLAKTWGAGDEVVVTRLDHDANIRPWVQAAAAAGATVRWASFDPATGVLTPSDVTGLLSPRTRLVAVTAASNLLGTRPDVPAIAAAVHDAGALLYVDGVHLTPHAAVDVTALGADFYACSPYKFLGPHLGLVAAAPALLETLRPDKLLPSTDAVPERFELGTLPYELLAGTTAAIDFLAGLVPGSGSRRSRLRGSLTALAEHEDALLARLDAGLAALPGVTRYGAPDRHRTPTVLFSVDGVASQAVYEHLGTLGVNAPAGSFYAIECSRHLGLGDTGAVRAGIAPYTTEADVDRLLAGVASVVSGKQG from the coding sequence ATGAGCTACGACGTGCAGACGATCCGCAAGCACTTCCCCGCCCTCGCCGCCGGAGCCGCCCACTTCGACGGGCCCGGCGGCTCGCAGGTTCCCGACGTGGTCGGCGAGGCGGTGGCCGGGACGCTGTGCGCCGCGATCGCCAACCGCGGGGTCGTGACCGCCGCCGAGCGGCGGGCGGGCACGGTGGTCGCCGAGGCCCGGCAGGCCGTCGCCGACCTGCTGGCCGCCGATGCGGACGGCGTCGTCTTCGGGCGGAGCATGACGCAGCTGACGTACGACTTCTCGCGCACGCTCGCCAAGACCTGGGGCGCGGGCGACGAGGTCGTCGTCACCCGGCTCGACCACGACGCGAACATCCGGCCGTGGGTGCAGGCCGCCGCGGCCGCCGGTGCGACCGTGCGCTGGGCTTCGTTCGACCCGGCCACCGGGGTGCTGACGCCGTCCGACGTCACCGGGCTGCTGTCGCCGCGGACCCGGCTGGTCGCGGTCACGGCGGCGTCGAACCTGCTGGGAACCCGGCCGGACGTCCCGGCGATCGCGGCCGCGGTGCACGACGCCGGCGCGCTGCTGTACGTCGACGGTGTGCACCTCACCCCGCACGCCGCGGTCGACGTCACGGCGCTGGGAGCCGACTTCTACGCGTGCTCGCCGTACAAGTTCCTGGGACCGCACCTCGGGCTGGTCGCCGCCGCGCCCGCGCTGCTGGAGACGCTGCGCCCGGACAAGCTGCTGCCCTCGACCGACGCGGTCCCGGAACGCTTCGAGCTGGGCACGCTCCCGTACGAGCTGCTGGCCGGGACGACCGCGGCGATCGACTTCCTCGCCGGTCTCGTGCCCGGCTCGGGTTCGCGCCGCTCGCGTCTGCGGGGTTCGCTGACGGCGCTGGCCGAGCACGAAGACGCGCTGCTGGCCCGGCTCGACGCGGGCTTGGCGGCGCTGCCCGGCGTGACCCGGTACGGCGCGCCCGACCGGCACCGGACCCCGACGGTACTGTTCTCCGTCGACGGCGTCGCGTCGCAGGCGGTGTACGAGCACCTCGGGACGCTGGGGGTGAACGCGCCGGCGGGCAGCTTCTACGCGATCGAGTGCTCGCGGCACCTGGGCCTCGGCGACACGGGCGCGGTGCGGGCGGGCATCGCGCCCTACACGACGGAAGCCGACGTGGACCGGCTGCTCGCGGGCGTCGCGTCGGTCGTGAGCGGGAAACAGGGTTAG
- the fusA gene encoding elongation factor G — protein sequence MRTHDLTTVRNLGILAHVDAGKTTVTERVLHLAGVTHKQGEVHDGTTVTDFDPQERDRGITIFAAAVGCTWAGHRLTLIDTPGHVDFTAEVERSLRVLDGAIAVFDAVAGVEPQSETVWRQADRHGVPRIAFVNKLDRAGADLDAAVASIRARLHPAPLVVQLPIGRESAFTGVVDLLRLDQVPDDVLAEARRRRRVLEEAVAELHPLALEEFCATGTVSAETLEKALRELTLSGDGLVVLCGAAYRDRGITELLDAVVAYLPSPADVPPVRPDRPADPAAPVAALVFKVVATATGRLTYLRVYSGTLRKGDQVSDAGRTERIARVLRVQADRYSEVDSAVAGDIVAVAGPKAARVGATLCAPGAEVLLEPPVTADPVVSVAVEARRAGDGDRLTPALARLTEEDPSLVVRTDPETGQTVLSGLGELHLEVAVEKLRERGLDVAAGRPSVAHRETVVRGVSGLVYRHVKQDGGAGQFAHVVLDVSPSAEGFEFASAIAGGRVPREYVRAVEAGCRDALAEGPLGGYPVTGLRVVLTDGATHPKDSSDLAFRTAGRLGLREALRACELRLLEPVAEVAVTVPGDVVGGVLGDLAARRGRVTGSAVRAGTAVVTATVPVAELFGYATRLRSRTRGCGTFTARPSGYAPVP from the coding sequence GTGCGTACCCACGACCTGACCACCGTCCGCAACCTCGGCATCCTCGCCCACGTCGACGCGGGCAAGACCACCGTCACCGAACGGGTCCTCCACCTCGCCGGAGTGACCCACAAACAGGGCGAGGTCCACGACGGCACCACCGTCACCGACTTCGACCCGCAGGAACGCGACCGCGGCATCACCATCTTCGCCGCGGCCGTCGGCTGCACGTGGGCCGGCCACCGGCTCACCCTCATCGACACGCCCGGCCACGTCGACTTCACCGCCGAGGTCGAGCGGTCGCTGCGGGTCCTCGACGGCGCGATCGCCGTGTTCGACGCCGTCGCGGGCGTCGAACCGCAGAGCGAGACCGTCTGGCGCCAGGCCGACCGGCACGGCGTCCCGCGCATCGCCTTCGTCAACAAGCTCGACCGCGCGGGTGCCGACCTGGACGCGGCCGTCGCGTCGATCCGCGCGCGGCTGCACCCGGCACCGCTGGTGGTGCAGCTGCCGATCGGGCGGGAAAGCGCCTTCACCGGTGTCGTCGACCTGCTCCGCCTGGACCAGGTGCCGGACGACGTCCTGGCCGAGGCGCGGCGACGGCGTCGCGTGCTCGAAGAGGCCGTCGCCGAGCTGCATCCGCTCGCGCTGGAGGAGTTCTGCGCCACCGGGACCGTCTCGGCGGAGACGCTGGAGAAGGCGTTGCGGGAGCTGACGCTCAGCGGCGACGGGCTCGTCGTGCTGTGCGGCGCGGCCTACCGCGACCGCGGGATCACGGAGCTGCTCGACGCCGTCGTGGCCTACCTGCCGTCGCCGGCGGACGTGCCGCCGGTGCGCCCCGACCGGCCCGCCGACCCGGCGGCGCCGGTGGCCGCGCTGGTGTTCAAGGTCGTCGCGACGGCCACGGGACGGCTGACGTACCTGCGCGTGTACTCGGGAACGCTGCGGAAGGGGGACCAGGTGTCGGACGCGGGCCGCACCGAGCGCATCGCGCGCGTCCTGCGCGTGCAGGCCGACCGGTACTCCGAAGTGGACAGTGCGGTGGCCGGCGACATCGTCGCGGTGGCCGGGCCGAAGGCGGCGCGGGTCGGCGCGACGCTCTGCGCCCCCGGCGCGGAGGTGCTGCTGGAGCCGCCGGTGACGGCCGACCCGGTGGTCTCGGTGGCCGTCGAGGCGCGCCGGGCGGGCGACGGCGACCGGCTGACGCCGGCGCTGGCGCGGCTGACCGAGGAAGACCCCTCGCTGGTCGTGCGCACCGACCCGGAGACCGGGCAGACGGTGCTGTCCGGTCTCGGCGAGCTGCACCTGGAGGTGGCGGTGGAGAAGCTGCGCGAGCGTGGCCTCGACGTCGCCGCCGGCCGTCCGTCGGTCGCCCACCGCGAGACCGTCGTGCGCGGCGTGTCCGGGCTGGTCTACCGGCACGTCAAGCAGGACGGCGGCGCGGGCCAGTTCGCGCACGTGGTCCTCGACGTCTCGCCGTCCGCGGAGGGTTTCGAGTTCGCCTCGGCGATCGCCGGCGGCCGGGTGCCGCGCGAGTACGTCCGCGCGGTCGAAGCCGGCTGCCGGGACGCCCTGGCCGAAGGACCGCTCGGCGGGTACCCGGTGACGGGCCTGCGGGTGGTGCTCACCGACGGCGCCACGCACCCGAAGGACTCGTCGGATCTGGCGTTCCGGACGGCGGGACGGCTCGGCCTGCGCGAGGCACTGCGCGCGTGCGAGCTGCGGCTGCTCGAACCGGTGGCCGAGGTGGCCGTGACGGTACCCGGCGACGTGGTCGGCGGCGTGCTCGGTGACCTGGCCGCCCGGCGCGGCCGGGTGACGGGTTCGGCGGTCCGGGCGGGCACCGCGGTGGTGACGGCGACGGTGCCGGTGGCGGAGCTGTTCGGCTACGCCACCCGGTTGCGGAGCCGGACCCGGGGCTGCGGCACGTTCACCGCCCGGCCGTCGGGCTACGCGCCGGTGCCGTAA
- a CDS encoding PucR family transcriptional regulator — protein MLVSVNLRPHASLGRVLDDLGGTLLDLVLGDGDRPGGIGGVAIHDPLDEPALPQHALVLGVGLAEPDEVVRQLRTLARHDAAGLVLRAPVTVTEAISAAVEETGVALLSLARGASWAQLAAMLRSLLAEGDVGDAGPETLAGLPSGDLFAVANAIGALIDAPVTIEDRRSRVLAFSGRQDEADPSRVETILGRQVPERFARMLADRGVFRELYRTDRPVYVDRPPESPDGFMIPRVAVAVRAGDEILGSIWAAVREPLTPDRTQALRDAARLVALHLLRVRAGADVERRLRADLLSTALEGGAAAREALSRLGLADQPVVVLALAVLENGAADAELATERQRLADGLAMHLSAVHPRCAAALVGDTAYGLVPVTRDADGERRALRIAKDFLDRVGDRVRAVVGIGPVARSAAELPEARASADRALRVLRSGSGAGRRVALLADVHVEALLLELQDLVAARGDRPTGPVARLLEYDEQHHAHLVETLRAWLDAFGDVIAASAAVHVHPNTFRYRLRRLAEVGGFDMTDPEARFAAMLQLRVVAPPA, from the coding sequence GTGCTCGTTTCGGTGAACCTGCGCCCGCACGCCAGCCTCGGCCGCGTCCTCGACGACCTGGGCGGCACCCTCCTGGACCTCGTGCTCGGGGACGGCGACCGGCCCGGCGGCATCGGCGGCGTCGCCATCCACGACCCGCTCGACGAGCCCGCGCTGCCCCAGCACGCCCTGGTGCTCGGCGTCGGCCTCGCGGAACCGGACGAGGTGGTCCGGCAGCTGCGGACGCTGGCCCGGCACGACGCGGCCGGGCTCGTGCTGCGCGCGCCGGTCACGGTGACCGAGGCGATCTCCGCCGCCGTCGAGGAGACCGGCGTCGCGCTGCTGAGCCTGGCCCGCGGCGCGTCGTGGGCACAGCTCGCGGCGATGCTGCGGTCACTGCTCGCCGAAGGCGACGTCGGCGACGCCGGCCCCGAGACCCTCGCCGGGCTGCCGTCGGGTGACCTGTTCGCCGTGGCCAACGCGATCGGGGCGCTGATCGACGCGCCGGTGACGATCGAGGACCGCCGGTCGCGGGTGCTGGCGTTCTCGGGACGGCAGGACGAAGCCGACCCGTCGCGCGTGGAGACCATCCTCGGGCGGCAGGTGCCCGAGCGGTTCGCCCGGATGCTGGCCGACCGCGGGGTGTTCCGCGAGCTGTACCGCACCGACCGGCCGGTGTACGTCGACCGGCCGCCGGAGAGCCCCGACGGGTTCATGATCCCGCGGGTCGCCGTCGCGGTCCGCGCGGGCGACGAGATCCTCGGCTCGATCTGGGCGGCGGTGCGCGAACCGCTGACGCCGGACCGGACGCAGGCGCTGCGCGACGCGGCGCGCCTGGTCGCGCTGCACCTGCTGCGCGTCCGGGCCGGAGCCGACGTCGAACGCCGGCTGCGCGCGGACCTGCTGAGCACGGCGCTGGAAGGCGGAGCCGCGGCGCGGGAGGCGCTGAGCAGGCTGGGCCTGGCCGACCAGCCGGTCGTCGTGCTGGCGCTGGCGGTGCTGGAGAACGGCGCCGCCGACGCCGAGCTGGCCACCGAGCGGCAGCGGCTGGCCGACGGCCTGGCCATGCACCTGAGCGCGGTGCACCCGCGGTGCGCCGCGGCGCTGGTCGGCGACACGGCGTACGGGCTGGTCCCGGTGACCCGCGACGCCGACGGCGAACGGCGGGCACTGCGGATCGCGAAGGACTTCCTGGACCGGGTGGGCGACCGCGTGCGGGCGGTCGTCGGCATCGGGCCGGTGGCGCGCAGCGCGGCCGAGCTGCCGGAGGCGCGGGCGAGCGCGGACCGCGCGCTGCGGGTGCTGCGCTCGGGCAGCGGCGCGGGCCGCCGGGTCGCGCTGCTGGCCGACGTGCACGTCGAGGCGCTGCTGCTGGAACTGCAGGACCTGGTCGCCGCGCGCGGCGACCGCCCGACCGGGCCGGTCGCGCGGCTGCTCGAGTACGACGAACAGCACCACGCGCACCTCGTCGAGACGCTCCGGGCGTGGCTCGACGCCTTCGGCGACGTCATCGCCGCCTCGGCCGCGGTCCACGTGCACCCCAACACGTTCCGGTACCGCCTGCGCCGGCTCGCGGAGGTCGGCGGCTTCGACATGACCGACCCGGAAGCCCGCTTCGCGGCGATGCTCCAGCTCCGGGTGGTCGCGCCGCCCGCGTGA